The following proteins are encoded in a genomic region of Trichocoleus sp.:
- a CDS encoding LmeA family phospholipid-binding protein: MQDKANLTEQAVNRFVEMALATQIKDADRIEVKLKFDLSRLMRGETDGIQIKIAGLLLSHNLRVTDLQLVMGRVAVKPLKAMRGKIILIQPVVGQLTIALNEQQLADAINADPCLESINQQWQAARVSPMDVSLQSIQCRFQAQGAIEFYGQLSSQMQLNSQLLEFTAVPFIDTEANQVGFQNISFQNDQTIEAADISALIELILKEVSEALRLKEFEQQAVFLTPQQLDLMPQLLRLQSAAHIEQFPSSPSN; this comes from the coding sequence AAGCAGTTAATCGGTTTGTTGAAATGGCATTGGCAACCCAAATTAAAGATGCCGATCGGATTGAGGTTAAGCTCAAATTTGATCTGAGTCGGCTGATGCGTGGGGAGACAGATGGTATCCAAATCAAAATTGCGGGATTGCTGTTATCGCACAATTTAAGAGTGACAGATTTGCAATTAGTCATGGGGCGAGTTGCAGTTAAACCTCTAAAGGCGATGCGGGGGAAGATCATCCTCATTCAGCCCGTAGTAGGACAGCTAACGATCGCTCTTAACGAACAGCAGCTTGCCGATGCGATTAACGCTGATCCTTGTCTTGAATCGATTAATCAACAGTGGCAGGCAGCACGGGTTAGCCCAATGGATGTTTCGCTTCAGTCGATTCAATGTCGGTTTCAAGCACAAGGGGCGATCGAATTTTACGGTCAGTTAAGTTCTCAAATGCAACTTAACTCCCAGCTATTAGAATTTACAGCAGTTCCTTTTATTGATACTGAAGCCAATCAAGTAGGCTTTCAGAATATAAGCTTTCAGAACGATCAGACGATAGAAGCAGCTGATATTTCAGCTCTCATCGAACTCATCTTAAAAGAAGTTAGCGAAGCCTTACGGCTGAAAGAGTTTGAACAGCAAGCCGTTTTCCTGACGCCTCAGCAGCTTGACCTGATGCCGCAACTTCTTAGATTACAATCGGCTGCCCATATCGAACAGTTTCCCTCTTCTCCCTCCAATTGA